In the Diprion similis isolate iyDipSimi1 chromosome 2, iyDipSimi1.1, whole genome shotgun sequence genome, one interval contains:
- the LOC124413172 gene encoding zinc finger and SCAN domain-containing protein 21-like isoform X4, translating to MEVETIEADSNDLMEILKQAASGDEIIFEANIAGDGDGEDAEEVEEIVEIIEEIEEVEEPEEVEQSVGTEENEDNEIDEHMDLSMPDAEASDQRQNEDEETENPAKSSSKNYANTDTDLSQMRAEYVKKQLKKHFKNDGDKDRSKQHVNYDIDEDWEDEDLDQGQQSKVESSQAQIRSRKKTSNNQMEKDDRHSTQNGRKHLSSPNHDSSSQPGRSRGHGKIPQQESNTDETTNEYWDEEEHESIVGYEDDQSGSQNEENTDSQHEIVKNAENNLVYTVLGSKKQNNSTKQTQDGRFISSRLVKIEQHEETPTEGTIYYENEDMETLYVEQSGGDHDNYQYNNIIEGDEEVTRDSNRDDEETDNQEPQEQIFLHEDEDGQLYFKDENGKLQPVYLTPDGNYAIAENSSDDQDSRDLDQQVANPRQPEGGAVLIPGFDYAPSTTTKLLRHNRLKHAREEDMTSRNYPCDSCPKRFPDQNSLARHRKSHTGDRPFQCLECHKTFPTSSTLRRHLTLHNPQSRPLPCIYCGRRFLDKASLAKHEQSHLGGEQRTHTCDICHKAFMHASDLALHKKNHDPERKFDCEVCGREFNRLNNLQRHMMVHQQVHMQGNNDEALSCDVCGITYKFMSSLTRHMVTTHVNPEKMRQQAEEQRRKRENNYRRYMENRKMYECQPTSGYTNKRTAFHHNTVSMNMQMSDNDEDA from the exons ATGGAGGTTGAAACAATTGAAGCGGATAGCAATGATCTCATGGAAATACTGAAGCAGGCTGCATCGGGGGATGAGattatttttgaagccaatatTGCTGGGGATGGAGATGGTGAAGACGCAGAGGAAGTAGAAGAAATTGTTGAGATAATTGAAGAGATTGAAGAGGTAGAAGAACCAGAGGAAGTTGAGCAATCTGTGGGTACTGAGGAAAATGAAGATAACGAAATTGACGAACATATGGATTTGAGTATGCCAGATGCAGAAGCAAGCGACCAAAGACAAAATGAGGATGAGGAGACAGAAAATCCTGCAAAGTCATCTTCGAAAAATTATGCTAATACTGATACAGACTTGAGCCAAATGAGAGCAGAGTATGTAAAAAAGCAATTGAAGAAGCATTTTAAGAATGACGGTGACAAAGATAGAAGTAAACAACACGTGAATTACGACATTGATGAGGATTGGGAAGATGAAGATTTGGATCAGGGACAACAATCAAAAGTAGAGTCCAGTCAGGCTCAAATTCGTAGTCGTAAAAAAACTTCTAACAATCAAATGGAAAAAGATGACAGACACTCTACACAGAATGGTAGAAAACATCTATCAAGTCCAAACCATGATTCATCATCTCAACCAGGTAGATCTCGAGGTCATGGAAAAATACCGCAACAGGAATCGAATACAGATGAAACTACAAATGAATATTGGGATGAAGAAGAGCATGAATCTATTGTAGGATATGAAGATGATCAATCAGGTTCTCAAAATGAAGAGAACACAGATTCTCAGCATGAGATTGTGAAGAATGCTGAAAACAATTTAGTTTATACTGTTCTTGgatccaagaaacaaaataattcaactaAACAAACTCAAGACGGAAGGTTCATTAGTTCACGTTTAGTAAAG ATCGAACAGCATGAGGAAACCCCAACCGAGGGCACAATATATTATGAAAACGAAGACATGGAAACTTTGTATGTTGAACAATCTGGTGGTGATCACGATAATTACCAATACAACAACATTATTGAAGGAGATGAAGAGGTGACTAGAGACAGTAACAGGGACGATGAGGAAACTGACAATCAAGAACCACAG GAGCAAATCTTTCTACATGAGGACGAAGATGGGCAACTTTATTTCAAggatgaaaatggaaaactgCAACCGGTATACTTAACGCCGGATGGAAATTACGCCATTGCCGAGAATAGTAGCGATGACCAAGACAGTCGAGATCTGGATCAACAGGTAGCCAATCCAAGACAACCCGAAGGTGGTGCTGTACTTATACCTGGTTTCGACTACGCCCCCAGTACCACAACCAAA TTACTTAGGCACAACAGACTGAAACATGCCCGAGAGGAAGATATGACCAGCAGAAATTATCCGTGTGACTCATGTCCCAAAAG GTTTCCAGATCAAAATTCATTGGCCCGTCATCGGAAGTCTCATACAGGCGACAGACCGTTTCAGTGCCTTGAATGTCACAAGACCTTCCCTACGTCGTCCACGTTACGACGCCACCTTACTCTGCATAATCCTCAGTCACGTCCGCTGCCTTGCATCTACTGCGGTCGTCGCTTTCTGGATAAAGCAAGCCTAGCAAAACATGAACAATCTCATCTTGGTGGAGAGCAACGTACTCACACGTGTGATATATGCCACAAAGCTTTTATGCACGCCAGTGATTTGGCACTTCACAAGAAGAATCATGATCCCGAACGGAAATTCGATTGTGAAGTTTGCGGACGAGAATTCAACAGACTCAATAATCTGCAGCGGCACATGATGGTTCATCAGCAGGTACATATG CAAGGAAATAATGACGAAGCTTTGTCTTGCGACGTGTGCGGCATCACTTACAAATTTATGAGCTCTTTAACCAGGCATATGGTGACGACTCACGTGAATCCAGAGAAGATGCGGCAGCAAGCGGAAGAACAACGACGAAAACGAGAAAACAATTACCGTCGATACatggaaaatcgaaaaatgtaCGAATGCCAGCCTACTTCTGGGTATACCAACAAACGTACAGCATTTCACCATAATACGGTCTCTATGAATATGCAGATGAGCGACAATGACGAAGATGCTTAA
- the LOC124413172 gene encoding zinc finger protein 3-like isoform X1, whose amino-acid sequence MEVETIEADSNDLMEILKQAASGDEIIFEANIAGDGDGEDAEEVEEIVEIIEEIEEVEEPEEVEQSVGTEENEDNEIDEHMDLSMPDAEASDQRQNEDEETENPAKSSSKNYANTDTDLSQMRAEYVKKQLKKHFKNDGDKDRSKQHVNYDIDEDWEDEDLDQGQQSKVESSQAQIRSRKKTSNNQMEKDDRHSTQNGRKHLSSPNHDSSSQPGRSRGHGKIPQQESNTDETTNEYWDEEEHESIVGYEDDQSGSQNEENTDSQHEIVKNAENNLVYTVLGSKKQNNSTKQTQDGRFISSRLVKIEQHEETPTEGTIYYENEDMETLYVEQSGGDHDNYQYNNIIEGDEEVTRDSNRDDEETDNQEPQEQIFLHEDEDGQLYFKDENGKLQPVYLTPDGNYAIAENSSDDQDSRDLDQQVANPRQPEGGAVLIPGFDYAPSTTTKTAVVPASTIQEIDNEDNTVTISLIISEDENGQKRTQVIIPTTDNLKCDTCNKSFKSSFQLLRHNRLKHAREEDMTSRNYPCDSCPKRFPDQNSLARHRKSHTGDRPFQCLECHKTFPTSSTLRRHLTLHNPQSRPLPCIYCGRRFLDKASLAKHEQSHLGGEQRTHTCDICHKAFMHASDLALHKKNHDPERKFDCEVCGREFNRLNNLQRHMMVHQQVHMQGNNDEALSCDVCGITYKFMSSLTRHMVTTHVNPEKMRQQAEEQRRKRENNYRRYMENRKMYECQPTSGYTNKRTAFHHNTVSMNMQMSDNDEDA is encoded by the exons ATGGAGGTTGAAACAATTGAAGCGGATAGCAATGATCTCATGGAAATACTGAAGCAGGCTGCATCGGGGGATGAGattatttttgaagccaatatTGCTGGGGATGGAGATGGTGAAGACGCAGAGGAAGTAGAAGAAATTGTTGAGATAATTGAAGAGATTGAAGAGGTAGAAGAACCAGAGGAAGTTGAGCAATCTGTGGGTACTGAGGAAAATGAAGATAACGAAATTGACGAACATATGGATTTGAGTATGCCAGATGCAGAAGCAAGCGACCAAAGACAAAATGAGGATGAGGAGACAGAAAATCCTGCAAAGTCATCTTCGAAAAATTATGCTAATACTGATACAGACTTGAGCCAAATGAGAGCAGAGTATGTAAAAAAGCAATTGAAGAAGCATTTTAAGAATGACGGTGACAAAGATAGAAGTAAACAACACGTGAATTACGACATTGATGAGGATTGGGAAGATGAAGATTTGGATCAGGGACAACAATCAAAAGTAGAGTCCAGTCAGGCTCAAATTCGTAGTCGTAAAAAAACTTCTAACAATCAAATGGAAAAAGATGACAGACACTCTACACAGAATGGTAGAAAACATCTATCAAGTCCAAACCATGATTCATCATCTCAACCAGGTAGATCTCGAGGTCATGGAAAAATACCGCAACAGGAATCGAATACAGATGAAACTACAAATGAATATTGGGATGAAGAAGAGCATGAATCTATTGTAGGATATGAAGATGATCAATCAGGTTCTCAAAATGAAGAGAACACAGATTCTCAGCATGAGATTGTGAAGAATGCTGAAAACAATTTAGTTTATACTGTTCTTGgatccaagaaacaaaataattcaactaAACAAACTCAAGACGGAAGGTTCATTAGTTCACGTTTAGTAAAG ATCGAACAGCATGAGGAAACCCCAACCGAGGGCACAATATATTATGAAAACGAAGACATGGAAACTTTGTATGTTGAACAATCTGGTGGTGATCACGATAATTACCAATACAACAACATTATTGAAGGAGATGAAGAGGTGACTAGAGACAGTAACAGGGACGATGAGGAAACTGACAATCAAGAACCACAG GAGCAAATCTTTCTACATGAGGACGAAGATGGGCAACTTTATTTCAAggatgaaaatggaaaactgCAACCGGTATACTTAACGCCGGATGGAAATTACGCCATTGCCGAGAATAGTAGCGATGACCAAGACAGTCGAGATCTGGATCAACAGGTAGCCAATCCAAGACAACCCGAAGGTGGTGCTGTACTTATACCTGGTTTCGACTACGCCCCCAGTACCACAACCAAA ACTGCTGTGGTGCCAGCGTCAACAATACAAGAGATAGACAATGAGGATAATACTGTGACAATATCTTTAATCATCTCTGAAGACGAGAATGGGCAAAAACGGACTCAAGTTATCATTCCAACAACAGACAATCTCAAGTGTGACACATGCAATAAATCGTTTAAATCCTCATTTCAGTTACTTAGGCACAACAGACTGAAACATGCCCGAGAGGAAGATATGACCAGCAGAAATTATCCGTGTGACTCATGTCCCAAAAG GTTTCCAGATCAAAATTCATTGGCCCGTCATCGGAAGTCTCATACAGGCGACAGACCGTTTCAGTGCCTTGAATGTCACAAGACCTTCCCTACGTCGTCCACGTTACGACGCCACCTTACTCTGCATAATCCTCAGTCACGTCCGCTGCCTTGCATCTACTGCGGTCGTCGCTTTCTGGATAAAGCAAGCCTAGCAAAACATGAACAATCTCATCTTGGTGGAGAGCAACGTACTCACACGTGTGATATATGCCACAAAGCTTTTATGCACGCCAGTGATTTGGCACTTCACAAGAAGAATCATGATCCCGAACGGAAATTCGATTGTGAAGTTTGCGGACGAGAATTCAACAGACTCAATAATCTGCAGCGGCACATGATGGTTCATCAGCAGGTACATATG CAAGGAAATAATGACGAAGCTTTGTCTTGCGACGTGTGCGGCATCACTTACAAATTTATGAGCTCTTTAACCAGGCATATGGTGACGACTCACGTGAATCCAGAGAAGATGCGGCAGCAAGCGGAAGAACAACGACGAAAACGAGAAAACAATTACCGTCGATACatggaaaatcgaaaaatgtaCGAATGCCAGCCTACTTCTGGGTATACCAACAAACGTACAGCATTTCACCATAATACGGTCTCTATGAATATGCAGATGAGCGACAATGACGAAGATGCTTAA
- the LOC124413172 gene encoding zinc finger and SCAN domain-containing protein 21-like isoform X5 → MEVETIEADSNDLMEILKQAASGDEIIFEANIAGDGDGEDAEEVEEIVEIIEEIEEVEEPEEVEQSVGTEENEDNEIDEHMDLSMPDAEASDQRQNEDEETENPAKSSSKNYANTDTDLSQMRAEYVKKQLKKHFKNDGDKDRSKQHVNYDIDEDWEDEDLDQGQQSKVESSQAQIRSRKKTSNNQMEKDDRHSTQNGRKHLSSPNHDSSSQPGRSRGHGKIPQQESNTDETTNEYWDEEEHESIVGYEDDQSGSQNEENTDSQHEIVKNAENNLVYTVLGSKKQNNSTKQTQDGRFISSRLVKIEQHEETPTEGTIYYENEDMETLYVEQSGGDHDNYQYNNIIEGDEEVTRDSNRDDEETDNQEPQEQIFLHEDEDGQLYFKDENGKLQPVYLTPDGNYAIAENSSDDQDSRDLDQQLLRHNRLKHAREEDMTSRNYPCDSCPKRFPDQNSLARHRKSHTGDRPFQCLECHKTFPTSSTLRRHLTLHNPQSRPLPCIYCGRRFLDKASLAKHEQSHLGGEQRTHTCDICHKAFMHASDLALHKKNHDPERKFDCEVCGREFNRLNNLQRHMMVHQQVHMQGNNDEALSCDVCGITYKFMSSLTRHMVTTHVNPEKMRQQAEEQRRKRENNYRRYMENRKMYECQPTSGYTNKRTAFHHNTVSMNMQMSDNDEDA, encoded by the exons ATGGAGGTTGAAACAATTGAAGCGGATAGCAATGATCTCATGGAAATACTGAAGCAGGCTGCATCGGGGGATGAGattatttttgaagccaatatTGCTGGGGATGGAGATGGTGAAGACGCAGAGGAAGTAGAAGAAATTGTTGAGATAATTGAAGAGATTGAAGAGGTAGAAGAACCAGAGGAAGTTGAGCAATCTGTGGGTACTGAGGAAAATGAAGATAACGAAATTGACGAACATATGGATTTGAGTATGCCAGATGCAGAAGCAAGCGACCAAAGACAAAATGAGGATGAGGAGACAGAAAATCCTGCAAAGTCATCTTCGAAAAATTATGCTAATACTGATACAGACTTGAGCCAAATGAGAGCAGAGTATGTAAAAAAGCAATTGAAGAAGCATTTTAAGAATGACGGTGACAAAGATAGAAGTAAACAACACGTGAATTACGACATTGATGAGGATTGGGAAGATGAAGATTTGGATCAGGGACAACAATCAAAAGTAGAGTCCAGTCAGGCTCAAATTCGTAGTCGTAAAAAAACTTCTAACAATCAAATGGAAAAAGATGACAGACACTCTACACAGAATGGTAGAAAACATCTATCAAGTCCAAACCATGATTCATCATCTCAACCAGGTAGATCTCGAGGTCATGGAAAAATACCGCAACAGGAATCGAATACAGATGAAACTACAAATGAATATTGGGATGAAGAAGAGCATGAATCTATTGTAGGATATGAAGATGATCAATCAGGTTCTCAAAATGAAGAGAACACAGATTCTCAGCATGAGATTGTGAAGAATGCTGAAAACAATTTAGTTTATACTGTTCTTGgatccaagaaacaaaataattcaactaAACAAACTCAAGACGGAAGGTTCATTAGTTCACGTTTAGTAAAG ATCGAACAGCATGAGGAAACCCCAACCGAGGGCACAATATATTATGAAAACGAAGACATGGAAACTTTGTATGTTGAACAATCTGGTGGTGATCACGATAATTACCAATACAACAACATTATTGAAGGAGATGAAGAGGTGACTAGAGACAGTAACAGGGACGATGAGGAAACTGACAATCAAGAACCACAG GAGCAAATCTTTCTACATGAGGACGAAGATGGGCAACTTTATTTCAAggatgaaaatggaaaactgCAACCGGTATACTTAACGCCGGATGGAAATTACGCCATTGCCGAGAATAGTAGCGATGACCAAGACAGTCGAGATCTGGATCAACAG TTACTTAGGCACAACAGACTGAAACATGCCCGAGAGGAAGATATGACCAGCAGAAATTATCCGTGTGACTCATGTCCCAAAAG GTTTCCAGATCAAAATTCATTGGCCCGTCATCGGAAGTCTCATACAGGCGACAGACCGTTTCAGTGCCTTGAATGTCACAAGACCTTCCCTACGTCGTCCACGTTACGACGCCACCTTACTCTGCATAATCCTCAGTCACGTCCGCTGCCTTGCATCTACTGCGGTCGTCGCTTTCTGGATAAAGCAAGCCTAGCAAAACATGAACAATCTCATCTTGGTGGAGAGCAACGTACTCACACGTGTGATATATGCCACAAAGCTTTTATGCACGCCAGTGATTTGGCACTTCACAAGAAGAATCATGATCCCGAACGGAAATTCGATTGTGAAGTTTGCGGACGAGAATTCAACAGACTCAATAATCTGCAGCGGCACATGATGGTTCATCAGCAGGTACATATG CAAGGAAATAATGACGAAGCTTTGTCTTGCGACGTGTGCGGCATCACTTACAAATTTATGAGCTCTTTAACCAGGCATATGGTGACGACTCACGTGAATCCAGAGAAGATGCGGCAGCAAGCGGAAGAACAACGACGAAAACGAGAAAACAATTACCGTCGATACatggaaaatcgaaaaatgtaCGAATGCCAGCCTACTTCTGGGTATACCAACAAACGTACAGCATTTCACCATAATACGGTCTCTATGAATATGCAGATGAGCGACAATGACGAAGATGCTTAA
- the LOC124413172 gene encoding zinc finger and SCAN domain-containing protein 21-like isoform X3, with amino-acid sequence MEVETIEADSNDLMEILKQAASGDEIIFEANIAGDGDGEDAEEVEEIVEIIEEIEEVEEPEEVEQSVGTEENEDNEIDEHMDLSMPDAEASDQRQNEDEETENPAKSSSKNYANTDTDLSQMRAEYVKKQLKKHFKNDGDKDRSKQHVNYDIDEDWEDEDLDQGQQSKVESSQAQIRSRKKTSNNQMEKDDRHSTQNGRKHLSSPNHDSSSQPGRSRGHGKIPQQESNTDETTNEYWDEEEHESIVGYEDDQSGSQNEENTDSQHEIVKNAENNLVYTVLGSKKQNNSTKQTQDGRFISSRLVKIEQHEETPTEGTIYYENEDMETLYVEQSGGDHDNYQYNNIIEGDEEVTRDSNRDDEETDNQEPQEQIFLHEDEDGQLYFKDENGKLQPVYLTPDGNYAIAENSSDDQDSRDLDQQTAVVPASTIQEIDNEDNTVTISLIISEDENGQKRTQVIIPTTDNLKCDTCNKSFKSSFQLLRHNRLKHAREEDMTSRNYPCDSCPKRFPDQNSLARHRKSHTGDRPFQCLECHKTFPTSSTLRRHLTLHNPQSRPLPCIYCGRRFLDKASLAKHEQSHLGGEQRTHTCDICHKAFMHASDLALHKKNHDPERKFDCEVCGREFNRLNNLQRHMMVHQQVHMQGNNDEALSCDVCGITYKFMSSLTRHMVTTHVNPEKMRQQAEEQRRKRENNYRRYMENRKMYECQPTSGYTNKRTAFHHNTVSMNMQMSDNDEDA; translated from the exons ATGGAGGTTGAAACAATTGAAGCGGATAGCAATGATCTCATGGAAATACTGAAGCAGGCTGCATCGGGGGATGAGattatttttgaagccaatatTGCTGGGGATGGAGATGGTGAAGACGCAGAGGAAGTAGAAGAAATTGTTGAGATAATTGAAGAGATTGAAGAGGTAGAAGAACCAGAGGAAGTTGAGCAATCTGTGGGTACTGAGGAAAATGAAGATAACGAAATTGACGAACATATGGATTTGAGTATGCCAGATGCAGAAGCAAGCGACCAAAGACAAAATGAGGATGAGGAGACAGAAAATCCTGCAAAGTCATCTTCGAAAAATTATGCTAATACTGATACAGACTTGAGCCAAATGAGAGCAGAGTATGTAAAAAAGCAATTGAAGAAGCATTTTAAGAATGACGGTGACAAAGATAGAAGTAAACAACACGTGAATTACGACATTGATGAGGATTGGGAAGATGAAGATTTGGATCAGGGACAACAATCAAAAGTAGAGTCCAGTCAGGCTCAAATTCGTAGTCGTAAAAAAACTTCTAACAATCAAATGGAAAAAGATGACAGACACTCTACACAGAATGGTAGAAAACATCTATCAAGTCCAAACCATGATTCATCATCTCAACCAGGTAGATCTCGAGGTCATGGAAAAATACCGCAACAGGAATCGAATACAGATGAAACTACAAATGAATATTGGGATGAAGAAGAGCATGAATCTATTGTAGGATATGAAGATGATCAATCAGGTTCTCAAAATGAAGAGAACACAGATTCTCAGCATGAGATTGTGAAGAATGCTGAAAACAATTTAGTTTATACTGTTCTTGgatccaagaaacaaaataattcaactaAACAAACTCAAGACGGAAGGTTCATTAGTTCACGTTTAGTAAAG ATCGAACAGCATGAGGAAACCCCAACCGAGGGCACAATATATTATGAAAACGAAGACATGGAAACTTTGTATGTTGAACAATCTGGTGGTGATCACGATAATTACCAATACAACAACATTATTGAAGGAGATGAAGAGGTGACTAGAGACAGTAACAGGGACGATGAGGAAACTGACAATCAAGAACCACAG GAGCAAATCTTTCTACATGAGGACGAAGATGGGCAACTTTATTTCAAggatgaaaatggaaaactgCAACCGGTATACTTAACGCCGGATGGAAATTACGCCATTGCCGAGAATAGTAGCGATGACCAAGACAGTCGAGATCTGGATCAACAG ACTGCTGTGGTGCCAGCGTCAACAATACAAGAGATAGACAATGAGGATAATACTGTGACAATATCTTTAATCATCTCTGAAGACGAGAATGGGCAAAAACGGACTCAAGTTATCATTCCAACAACAGACAATCTCAAGTGTGACACATGCAATAAATCGTTTAAATCCTCATTTCAGTTACTTAGGCACAACAGACTGAAACATGCCCGAGAGGAAGATATGACCAGCAGAAATTATCCGTGTGACTCATGTCCCAAAAG GTTTCCAGATCAAAATTCATTGGCCCGTCATCGGAAGTCTCATACAGGCGACAGACCGTTTCAGTGCCTTGAATGTCACAAGACCTTCCCTACGTCGTCCACGTTACGACGCCACCTTACTCTGCATAATCCTCAGTCACGTCCGCTGCCTTGCATCTACTGCGGTCGTCGCTTTCTGGATAAAGCAAGCCTAGCAAAACATGAACAATCTCATCTTGGTGGAGAGCAACGTACTCACACGTGTGATATATGCCACAAAGCTTTTATGCACGCCAGTGATTTGGCACTTCACAAGAAGAATCATGATCCCGAACGGAAATTCGATTGTGAAGTTTGCGGACGAGAATTCAACAGACTCAATAATCTGCAGCGGCACATGATGGTTCATCAGCAGGTACATATG CAAGGAAATAATGACGAAGCTTTGTCTTGCGACGTGTGCGGCATCACTTACAAATTTATGAGCTCTTTAACCAGGCATATGGTGACGACTCACGTGAATCCAGAGAAGATGCGGCAGCAAGCGGAAGAACAACGACGAAAACGAGAAAACAATTACCGTCGATACatggaaaatcgaaaaatgtaCGAATGCCAGCCTACTTCTGGGTATACCAACAAACGTACAGCATTTCACCATAATACGGTCTCTATGAATATGCAGATGAGCGACAATGACGAAGATGCTTAA
- the LOC124413172 gene encoding zinc finger protein 3-like isoform X2 — MEVETIEADSNDLMEILKQAASGDEIIFEANIAGDGDGEDAEEVEEIVEIIEEIEEVEEPEEVEQSVGTEENEDNEIDEHMDLSMPDAEASDQRQNEDEETENPAKSSSKNYANTDTDLSQMRAEYVKKQLKKHFKNDGDKDRSKQHVNYDIDEDWEDEDLDQGQQSKVESSQAQIRSRKKTSNNQMEKDDRHSTQNGRKHLSSPNHDSSSQPGRSRGHGKIPQQESNTDETTNEYWDEEEHESIVGYEDDQSGSQNEENTDSQHEIVKNAENNLVYTVLGSKKQNNSTKQTQDGRFISSRLVKIEQHEETPTEGTIYYENEDMETLYVEQSGGDHDNYQYNNIIEGDEEVTRDSNRDDEETDNQEPQEQIFLHEDEDGQLYFKDENGKLQPVYLTPDGNYAIAENSSDDQDSRDLDQQVANPRQPEGGAVLIPGFDYAPSTTTKTAVVPASTIQEIDNEDNTVTISLIISEDENGQKRTQVIIPTTDNLKCDTCNKSFKSSFQLLRHNRLKHAREEDMTSRNYPCDSCPKRFPDQNSLARHRKSHTGDRPFQCLECHKTFPTSSTLRRHLTLHNPQSRPLPCIYCGRRFLDKASLAKHEQSHLGGEQRTHTCDICHKAFMHASDLALHKKNHDPERKFDCEVCGREFNRLNNLQRHMMVHQQQGNNDEALSCDVCGITYKFMSSLTRHMVTTHVNPEKMRQQAEEQRRKRENNYRRYMENRKMYECQPTSGYTNKRTAFHHNTVSMNMQMSDNDEDA, encoded by the exons ATGGAGGTTGAAACAATTGAAGCGGATAGCAATGATCTCATGGAAATACTGAAGCAGGCTGCATCGGGGGATGAGattatttttgaagccaatatTGCTGGGGATGGAGATGGTGAAGACGCAGAGGAAGTAGAAGAAATTGTTGAGATAATTGAAGAGATTGAAGAGGTAGAAGAACCAGAGGAAGTTGAGCAATCTGTGGGTACTGAGGAAAATGAAGATAACGAAATTGACGAACATATGGATTTGAGTATGCCAGATGCAGAAGCAAGCGACCAAAGACAAAATGAGGATGAGGAGACAGAAAATCCTGCAAAGTCATCTTCGAAAAATTATGCTAATACTGATACAGACTTGAGCCAAATGAGAGCAGAGTATGTAAAAAAGCAATTGAAGAAGCATTTTAAGAATGACGGTGACAAAGATAGAAGTAAACAACACGTGAATTACGACATTGATGAGGATTGGGAAGATGAAGATTTGGATCAGGGACAACAATCAAAAGTAGAGTCCAGTCAGGCTCAAATTCGTAGTCGTAAAAAAACTTCTAACAATCAAATGGAAAAAGATGACAGACACTCTACACAGAATGGTAGAAAACATCTATCAAGTCCAAACCATGATTCATCATCTCAACCAGGTAGATCTCGAGGTCATGGAAAAATACCGCAACAGGAATCGAATACAGATGAAACTACAAATGAATATTGGGATGAAGAAGAGCATGAATCTATTGTAGGATATGAAGATGATCAATCAGGTTCTCAAAATGAAGAGAACACAGATTCTCAGCATGAGATTGTGAAGAATGCTGAAAACAATTTAGTTTATACTGTTCTTGgatccaagaaacaaaataattcaactaAACAAACTCAAGACGGAAGGTTCATTAGTTCACGTTTAGTAAAG ATCGAACAGCATGAGGAAACCCCAACCGAGGGCACAATATATTATGAAAACGAAGACATGGAAACTTTGTATGTTGAACAATCTGGTGGTGATCACGATAATTACCAATACAACAACATTATTGAAGGAGATGAAGAGGTGACTAGAGACAGTAACAGGGACGATGAGGAAACTGACAATCAAGAACCACAG GAGCAAATCTTTCTACATGAGGACGAAGATGGGCAACTTTATTTCAAggatgaaaatggaaaactgCAACCGGTATACTTAACGCCGGATGGAAATTACGCCATTGCCGAGAATAGTAGCGATGACCAAGACAGTCGAGATCTGGATCAACAGGTAGCCAATCCAAGACAACCCGAAGGTGGTGCTGTACTTATACCTGGTTTCGACTACGCCCCCAGTACCACAACCAAA ACTGCTGTGGTGCCAGCGTCAACAATACAAGAGATAGACAATGAGGATAATACTGTGACAATATCTTTAATCATCTCTGAAGACGAGAATGGGCAAAAACGGACTCAAGTTATCATTCCAACAACAGACAATCTCAAGTGTGACACATGCAATAAATCGTTTAAATCCTCATTTCAGTTACTTAGGCACAACAGACTGAAACATGCCCGAGAGGAAGATATGACCAGCAGAAATTATCCGTGTGACTCATGTCCCAAAAG GTTTCCAGATCAAAATTCATTGGCCCGTCATCGGAAGTCTCATACAGGCGACAGACCGTTTCAGTGCCTTGAATGTCACAAGACCTTCCCTACGTCGTCCACGTTACGACGCCACCTTACTCTGCATAATCCTCAGTCACGTCCGCTGCCTTGCATCTACTGCGGTCGTCGCTTTCTGGATAAAGCAAGCCTAGCAAAACATGAACAATCTCATCTTGGTGGAGAGCAACGTACTCACACGTGTGATATATGCCACAAAGCTTTTATGCACGCCAGTGATTTGGCACTTCACAAGAAGAATCATGATCCCGAACGGAAATTCGATTGTGAAGTTTGCGGACGAGAATTCAACAGACTCAATAATCTGCAGCGGCACATGATGGTTCATCAGCAG CAAGGAAATAATGACGAAGCTTTGTCTTGCGACGTGTGCGGCATCACTTACAAATTTATGAGCTCTTTAACCAGGCATATGGTGACGACTCACGTGAATCCAGAGAAGATGCGGCAGCAAGCGGAAGAACAACGACGAAAACGAGAAAACAATTACCGTCGATACatggaaaatcgaaaaatgtaCGAATGCCAGCCTACTTCTGGGTATACCAACAAACGTACAGCATTTCACCATAATACGGTCTCTATGAATATGCAGATGAGCGACAATGACGAAGATGCTTAA